AACAAAAGACAATCCAAATTAAACCAGAAAAAAAAACAATATCACTATCACTTATTTGGTTCCTCCTTGACTTGCCATTGGATTATTGGGCACGTTTGGGACTTGTTGTTGTTGATGGGAACTACTTGCACTACTGTTGCTGTTACATAGAGCCACATGAGGAGGAGACTCGAAAGAGAAAACACACATCCTACACTCTTGATCACAAGAGTCGTTCTGAAACGTGCATCGATCGCAGAACCAGTAATCAGTGGTTACATCCTCATAAGCATCAACCTTAACATCACACAAACCATCTTCAAGAGTCTTTACAAAGAAACGGAAGTAGTTGCCAGTTGTTGCTGTTGTGTCTCCCAACTTCTGCCTAAAGGCAGTGATACCTCCACCACCTGTGATGACTCCACCCGTCACCTCATCTAGAGTCTCTTTATGCTTAGAAAGATTTGCAGTAGCTTTCTCCCGAAGGTAATCAAGGTACTGCTTCTTGGCGCTATGGTAATCACTTATGAGATAACCAAACACGCAGCTCCATTTCAGCACAAGTCTGCATTGAACAGTCAGCATCCATGCTTCTCTTAGAGCCTTAACGTCTAGCTCTCTTGAACAATTAGCATCCATTATTTTTTCCTCAACGGCTTCAAGATCCCATTTAGATCTCTGCAGTGCGCCATCACTTGTCTCCCATAGTGTCATGTGACGTATTAGAGCCGAGTCATTGCTTGGTTGGGAAACGGAGCAGTCGGTACACTTCCATACACCGTCGTGATTTTCCACGAGTCTGTAGCATTCAGGACAATGTTTGATCCTTTTACCGATCCGCGCAAGGTTTCTTGATTTATACAATAGTTCATTCAACCAAAAGGAAGCATTGTTGCAAGTCACCGGTCGGTGTGGCTCGACCTGGCAACTCCAACAGAATCTGTGACCGCACAAACACACCACACCAGAATCTTCTGATGATGGATCCTCATGACAACGCTGGATGGCGTAGTCTTCGCAGTCAGGACACCGTTTGATTGTTTCTTTGTTGCTCTCCATAAAAGATGCTAGAAGGTAGCTCTCGTACATCTCCTTCACTGGCTCTCCGAGTTTCTCGACCGTGGCTGGTCCAACGGACGCGTGACAGTCTTGGCTCAAGCAAGAGATCAATAGTACTCTCTCGTCCTCCTTCTTCTTTAGAGTTTTGCTGAGATAATCTCTCCAGAAATCTCTAGAGAACTTATGTGAGCAAAAAGGCGTGGACACGAGATTGTCATCTCCTTCACCGGCCACCTCAAGATCTTCATCAGAAGATCCAACCAAACCTAATTCCGACAGAAACTTCTCCTTGTCGTCTACCAAACGATCTGAAGCCTTGCACAAGTTCCAACATAGATGGACTAGGATCACGGTTGCATCAGACAGCGACAGAGAGAACACTTGCGAGATCTGAACTACTTCCTTCATCATCTTCTCACGAATCTCCTCTCTCGTATGAACGGAGTAGAGTCTTCGCCCATTGTAGTTCATGGCTGTAAAAAAGAAAATGAGATTCAAAGTTCAAACCCAACAAATAGTGAAAGAGTGTAATGTTAGTGAATGGGAGAATATGCTATAAATGACTTTACCTTTTGCTGCGGGTCGATGAGGAAGAATAGGGTTTTAGTAGCTTGCGGAACAAGTTATAACAAAATCTCTGAGGAATGGTGATTGATAGTGCTGATGAGTTTTGTTTTTGTTTTTTTTTTTTGTGAACGACTAGTGATGAGTTTATAACTAACTAACAACACGCGGAGAAACAGTGTTTTTGAAACATTATTATTTTCTCGACGTGTCTGAAATCTGAAAGACAATATAATACTATAGTTTTCATAAATGATCAGATATAAATGAAGCTGACTTTCACGCAATCAGTTGGAAGAGATGAATCACAGCTAAGAAACGCGTGAACACATTAGTCTTTTTTTTTAATCTTGTTTTGATCTCAATCCACCAGAGATGTTCTAATATTTAATCTATTATATTTGGAATCAAGAACTAGTCACGGAACCTTGGTCAGACTTATCTGATGTAAACTTGTAAAGTAATTGATTAATCAACATCAGATTTGGCAAACCAGCTGATTCGGACTTTAAACCGGTGTTCATCAGTTGGCAGTCTGATCAAATACACCAGTTATCTTGCTGCGTGACGGATTGGTTCTTCAAGTGTAGATTGGGATGCCAATCTATTTTGTCTCTCATGGTTGAAAATGTTCTTAAACAAAAGTTAATGGCTCTCTTAATTTAAAATCTTCAAAGTATCCTTAATGAATCTTTCCCTTTAAAATTTTCTCAACTAATCATCTATTACCAATTGGGGTTCGACAATTTATAACCTCTCTTCCATTTTGGACAAATCATAATTTTCCTCTCATTCTTTCTTTTGATACTTTCTCTTGCATTCTCTTTCATTGTTTCCTCCTTTGCAACAAATTCAGGAAAATTTGAGGGGCTTTTTGCAAAAGTAACTCAAAACTTGAAGTCAAACAGAAAACTAACCTTTTCTTTTGACTCCTTTTTTTTTGAGATTTTAACCTCACACCTGCATTTTATCTACGAAAATGTCATTAACATTTTGTTTTTTTTTTTCGAAAATGGCTTCTTTACTGTCTCAACCTCATCTTCTTCAAGTATTTACAATATTGCCACTGCAATGAATAGTGGCAACAACCTTGTACGAACTGTTTGGAGCTTTTAATGCCCTTTAATGCACGTAAATCTCTTTACACTCTCTCTGTTTCAATTGTTATGAACTAAAAACAACATTTCGTTCACTTTCTCTCTATATTCATCCAAAAAACTCAAGCTTTTGATTCAAAATATGGGCTATGGTTGACAGAGCCATATTTCTTTCGTTTTGACTTACGGTTGCTTTCGTTTGAGGTTCTGGGTGGTTGGAGAAGACCCTGTGTGCAAACGAAGTCATCTCACCTAGTTTAAGGTACGAATTTGAATTTTTTTTCAAGATCTGTTCGCGTAGAAGACTTACTAGTAAGTCATCTGTATGTAGAAGACTTACTGATGAGTCTTCTGGTCAAACGGACGACATAAATTAAGTCGTCCAGCTTTGTTTGTTAAAAAAAAACACTCCAGACGACTTATATATACGTCGTCTACGAGAAACGGGCTAGTTTTGCATTTGACCGAATCGTGTCAGATCTTTGACTATTTCTGGACGACTTATAATTCAGTCGTCTCTGGGAAAGTTAAAATTTCAATATTTTATGAAAACTTGACGACTTACGTGTAAGTCGTCCTAGGTTAGTTTTGTAATTGAAAAATAAAACTTCATAATTTAACTTTAACCAGACGACTTAATATAAAGTCGTCCCTCCAGAAGACTTAATTTAAAGTCGTCCGGGGAAAGCAAAGTCGTCCAGAATTTTTCCCAATTTTCTGGTCAAACCTTGCTTATCCCGGACGACCTTAAATTAAGTCGTTTAGCTGGACGACTTTATATTAAGTCGTCTGGTTAAAGTTAAATTATGAAGTTTTATTTTTCAATTACAAAACTAACCTAGGACGACTTACACGTAAGTCGTCAAGTTTTCATAAAATATTGAAATTTTAACTTTCCCAGAGACGACTGAATTATAAGTCGTCCAGAAATAGTCAAAGATCTGACACGATTCGGTCAAATGCAAAACTAGCCCGTTTCTCATAGACGACGTATATATAAGTCGTCTGAAGTGTTTTTTTTTAACAAACAAAGCTGGACGACTTAATTTAAGTCGTCCGTTTGACCAGAAGACTCATCAGTAAGTCTTCTACATACAGATGACTTACTAGTAAGTCTTCTACGCGAACAGATCTTGAAAAAAAATTCAAATTCGTACCTTAAACTAGGTGAGATGACTTCGTTTGCACACAAGGTCTTCTCCAACCACCCAGAACCTCAAACGAAAGCAACCGTAAGTAAAAACGAAAGAAATATGGCTCTGTCAACCATAGCCCATATTTTGAATCAAAAGCTTGAGTTTTTTGGATGAATATAGAGAGAAAGTGAAAGAAATGTTGTTTTTAGTTCATAACAATTGAAACAGAGAGAGTGTAAAGAGATTTACGTGCATTAAAGGGCAATAAAAGCTCCAAACAGTTCGTACAAGGTTGTTGCCACTATTCATTGCAGTGGCAATATTGTAAATACTTGAAAAAGATGAGGTTGAGACAGTAAAGAAGCNNNNNNNNNNNNNNNNNNNNNNNNNNNNNNNNNNNNNNNNNNNNNNNNNNNNNNNNNNNNNNNNNNNNNNNNNNNNNNNNNNNNNNNNNNNNNNNNNNNNNNNNNNNNNNNNNNNNNNNNNNNNNNNNNNNNNNNNNNNNNNNNNNNNNNNNNNNNNNNNNNNNNNNNNNNNNNNNNNNNNNNNNNNNNNNNNNNNNNNNNNNNNNNNNNNNNNNNNNNNNNNNNNNNNNNNNNNNNNNNNNNNNNNNNNNNNNNNNNNNNNNNNNNNNNNNNNNNNNNNNNNNNNNNNNNNNNNNNNNNNNNNNNNNNNNNNNNNNNNNNNNNNNNNNNNNNNNNNNNNNNNNNNNNNNNNNNNNNNNNNNNNNNNNNNNNNNNNNNNNNNNNNNNNNNNNNNNNNNNNNNNNNNNNNNNNNNNNNNNNNNNNNNNNNNNNNNNNNNNNNNNNNNNNNNNNNNNNNNNNNNNNNNNNNNNNNNNNNNNNNNNNNNNNNNNNNNNNNNNNNNNNNNNNNNNNNNNNNNNNNNNNNNNNNNNNNNNNNNNNNNNNNNNNNNNNNNNNNNNNNNNNNNNNNNNNNNNNNNNNNNNNNNNNNNNNNNNNNNNNNNNNNNNNNNNNNNNNNNNNNNNNNNNNNNNNNNNNNNNNNNNNNNNNNNNNNNNNNNNNNNNNNNNNNNNNNNNNNNNNNNNNNNNNNNNNNNNNNNNNNNNNNNNNNNNNNNNNNNNNNNNNNNNNNNNNNNNNNNNNNNNNNNNNNNNNNNNNNNNNNNNNNNNNNNNNNNNNNNNNNNNNNNNNNNNNNNNNNNNNNNNNNNNNNNNNNNNNNNNNNNNNNNNNNNNNNNNNNNNNNNNNNNNNNNNNNNNNNNNNNNNNNNNNNNNNNNNNNNNNNNNNNNNNNNNNNNNNNNNNNNNNNNNNNNNNNNNNNNNNNNNNNNNNNNNNNNNNNNNNNNNNNNNNNNNNNNNNNNNNNNNNNNNNNNNNNNNNNNNNNNNNNNNNNNNNNNNNNNNNNNNNNNNNNNNNNNNNNNNNNNNNNNNNNNNNNNNNNNNNNNNNNNNNNNNNNNNNNNNNNNNNNNNNNNNNNNNNNNNNNNNNNNNNNNNNNNNNNNNNNNNNNNNNNNNNNNNNNNNNNNNNNNNNNNNNNNNNNNNNNNNNNNNNNNNNNNNNNNNNNNNNNNNNNNNNNNNNNNNNNNNNNNNNNNNNNNNNNNNNNNNNNNNNNNNNNNNNNNNNNNNNNNNNNNNNNNNNNNNNNNNNNNNNNNNNNNNNNNNNNNNNNNNNNNNNNNNNNNNNNNNNNNNNNNNNNNNNNNNNNNNNNNNNNNNNNNNNNNNNNNNNNNNNNNNNNNNNNNNNNNNNNNNNNNNNNNNNNNNNNNNNNNNNNNNNNNNNNNNNNNNNNNNNNNNNNNNNNNNNNNNNNNNNNNNNNNNNNNNNNNNNNNNNNNNNNNNNNNNNNNNNNNNNNNNNNNNNNNNNNNNNNNNNNNNNNNNNNNNNNNNNNNNNNNNNNNNNNNNNNNNNNNNNNNNNNNNNNNNNNNNNNNNNNNNNNNNNNNNNNNNNNNNNNNNNNNNNNNNNNNNNNNNNNNNNNNNNNNNNNNNNNNNNNNNNNNNNNNNNNNNNNNNNNNNNNNNNNNNNNNNNNNNNNNNNNNNNNNNNNNNNNNNNNNNNNNNNNNNNNNNNNNNNNNNNNNNNNNNNNNNNNNNNNNNNNNNNNNNNNNNNNNNNNNNNNNNNNNNNNNNNNNNNNNNNNNNNNNNNNNNNNNNNNNNNNNNNNNNNNNNNNNNNNNNNNNNNNNNNNNNNNNNNNNNNNNNNNNNNNNNNNNNNNNNNNNNNNNNNNNNNNNNNNNNNNNNNNNNNNNNNNNNNNNNNNNNNNNNNNNNNNNNNNNNNNNNNNNNNNNNNNNNNNNNNNNNNNNNNNNNNNNNNNNNNNNNNNNNNNNNNNNNNNNNNNNNNNNNNNNNNNNNNNNNNNNNNNNNNNNNNNNNNNNNNNNNNNNNNNNNNNNNNNNNNNNNNNNNNNNNNNNNNNNNNNNNNNNNNNNNNNNNNNNNNNNNNNNNNNNNNNNNNNNNNNNNNNNNNNNNNNNNNNNNNNNNNNNNNNNNNNNNNNNNNNNNNNNNNNNNNNNNNNNNNNNNNNNNNNNNNNNNNNNNNNNNNNNNNNNNNNNNNNNNNNNNNNNNNNNNNNNNNNNNNNNNNNNNNNNNNNNNNNNNNNNNNNNNNNNNNNNNNNNNNNNNNNNNNNNNNNNNNNNNNNNNNNNNNNNNNNNNNNNNNNNNNNNNNNNNNNATCATGTTCAAATACAAAAATCATGTTAAAAAATCATGTTCAAATACAAAAATCATGTTCAAAAATCATGTTCAAATACAGAAATCATGTTAAAAAATCATGTTCAAATGGACTTTCCAGACGCCTTATTATAAGTCGTCTAATAAGTCGTCCAGATGGAAGACTTTCCAGACGACTTAATTAAGTCGTCCGATAAGTCGTCCAGCTGGGAAGACTTTCCAGACGCCTTATTATAAGTCGTCTAATAAGTCGTCCAGATGGAAGACTTTCCAGACGACTTAATTAAGTCGTCCGATAAGTCGTCCAGCTGGGAAGACTTTCCAGACGCCTTATTATAAGTCGTCTAATAAGTCGTCCAGATGGAAGACTTTCCAGACGACTTAATTAAGTCGTCCGATAAGTCGTCCAGCTGGGAAGACTTTCCAGACGCCTTATTATAAGTCGTCTAATAAGTCGTCCAGATGGAAGACTTTCCAGACGACTTAATTAAGTCGTCCGATAAGTCGTCCAGCTGGGAAGACTTTCCAGACGCCTTATTATAAGTCGTCTAATAAGTCGTCCAGATGGAAGACTTTCCAGACGACTTAATTAAGTCGTCCGATAAGTCGTCCAGCTGGGAAGACTTTCCAGACGCCTTATTATAAGTCGTCTAATAAGTCGTCCAGATGGAAGACTTTCCAGACGACTTAATTAAGTCGTCCGATAAGTCGTCCAGCTGGGAAGACTTTCCAGACGCCTTATTATAAGTCGTCTAATAAGTCGTCCAGATGGAAGACTTTCCAGACGACTTAATTAAGTCGTCCGATAAGTCGTCCAGCTGGGAAGACTTTCCAGACGCCTTATTATAAGTCGTCTAATAAGTCGTCCAGATGGAAGACTTTCCAGACGACTTAATTAAGTCGTCCGATAAGTCGTCCAGCTGGGAAGACTTTCCAGACGCCTTATTATAAGTCGTCTAATAAGTCGTCCAGATGGAAGACTTTCCAGACGACTTAATTAAGTCGTCCGATAAGTCGTCCAGCTGGGAAGACTTTCCAGACGCCTTATTATAAGTCGTCTAATAAGTCGTCCAGATGGAAGACTTTCCAGACGACTTAATTAAGTCGTCCGATAAGTCGTCCAGCTGGGAAGACTTTCCAGACGCCTTATTATAAGTCGTCTAATAAGTCGTCCAGATGGAAGACTTTCCAGACGACTTAATTAAGTCGTCCGATAAGTCGTCCAGCTGGGAAGACTTTCCAGACGCCTTATTATAAGTCGTCTAATAAGTCGTCCAGATGGAAGACTTTCCAGACGACTTAATTAAGTCGTCCGATAAGTCGTCCAGCTGGGAAGACTTTCCAGACGCCTTATTATAAGTCGTCTAATAAGTCGTCCAGATGGAAGACTTTCCAGACGACTTAATTAAGTCGTCCGATAAGTCGTCCAGCTGGGAAGACTTTCCAGACGCCTTATTATAAGTCGTCTAATAAGTCGTCCAGATGGAAGACTTTCCAGACGACTTAATTAAGTCGTCCGATAAGTCGTCCAGCTGGGAAGACTTTCCAGACGCCTTATTATAAGTCGTCTAATAAGTCGTCCAGATGGAAGACTTTCCAGACGACTTAATTAAGTCGTCCGATAAGTCGTCCAGCTGGGAAGACTTTCCAGACGCCTTATTATAAGTCGTCTAATAAGTCGTCCAGATGGAAGACTTTCCAGACGACTTAATTAAGTCGTCCGATAAGTCGTCCAGCTGGGAAGACTTTCCAGACGCCTTATTATAAGTCGTCTAATAAGTCGTCCAGATGGAAGACTTTCCAGACGACTTAATTAAGTCGTCCGATAAGTCGTCCAGCTGGGAAGACTTTCCAGACGCCTTATTATAAGTCGTCTAATAAGTCGTCCAGATGGAAGACTTTCCAGACGACTTAATTAAGTCGTCCGATAAGTCGTCCAGCTGGGAAGACTTTCCAGACGCCTTATTATAAGTCGTCTAATAAGTCGTCCAGATGGAAGACTTTCCAGACGACTTAATTAAGTCGTCCGATAAGTCGTCCAGCTGGGAAGACTTTCCAGACGCCTTATTATAAGTCGTCTAATAAGTCGTCCAGATGGAAGACTTTCCAGACGACTTAATTAAGTCGTCCGATAAGTCGTCCAGCTGGGAAGACTTTCCAGACGCCTTATTATAAGTCGTCTAATAAGTCGTCCAGATGGAAGACTTTCCAGACGACTTAATTAAGTCGTCCGATAAGTCGTCCAGCTGGGAAGACTTTCCAGACGCCTTATTATAAGTCGTCTAATAAGTCGTCCAGATGGAAGACTTTCCAGACGACTTAATTAAGTCGTCCGATAAGTCGTCCAGCTGGGAAGACTTTCCAGACGCCTTATTATAAGTCGTCTAATAAGTCGTCCAGATGGAAGACTTTCCAGACGACTTAATTAAGTCGTCCGATAAGTCGTCCAGCTGGGAAGACTTTCCAGACGCCTTATTATAAGTCGTCTAATAAGTCGTCCAGATGGAAGACTTTCCAGACGACTTAATTAAGTCGTCCGATAAGTCGTCCAGCTGGGAAGACTTTCCAGACGCCTTATTATAAGTCGTCTAATAAGTCGTCCAGATGGAAGACTTTCCAGACGACTTAATTAAGTCGTCCGATAAGTCGTCCAGCTGGGAAGACTTTCCAGACGCCTTATTATAAGTCGTCTAATAAGTCGTCCAGATGGAAGACTTTCCAGACGACTTAATTAAGTCGTCCGATAAGTCGTCCAGCTGGGAAGACTTTCCAGACGCCTTATTATAAGTCGTCTAATAAGTCGTCCAGATGGAAGACTTTCCAGACGACTTAATTAAGTCGTCCGATAAGTCGTCCAGCTGGGAAGACTTTCCAGACGCCTTATTATAAGTCGTCTAATAAGTCGTCCAGATGGAAGACTTTCCAGACGACTTAATTAAGTCGTCCGATAAGTCGTCCAGCTGGGAAGACTTTCCAGACGCCTTATTATAAGTCGTCTAATAAGTCGTCCAGATGGAAGACTTTCCAGACGACTTAATTAAGTCGTCCGATAAGTCGTCCAGCTGGGAAGACTTTCCAGACGCCTTATTATAAGTCGTCTAATAAGTCGTCCAGATGGAAGACTTTCCAGACGACTTAATTAAGTCGTCCGATAAGTCGTCCAGCTGGGAAGACTTTCCAGACGCCTTATTATAAGTCGTCTAATAAGTCGTCCAGATGGAAGACTTTCCAGACGACTTAATTAAGTCGTCCGATAAGTCGTCCAGCTGGGAAGACTTTCCAGACGCCTTATTATAAGTCGTCTAATAAGTCGTCCAGATGGAAGACTTTCCAGACGACTTAATTAAGTCGTCCGATAAGTCGTCCAGCTGGGAAGACTTTCCAGACGCCTTATTATAAGTCGTCTAATAAGTCGTCCAGATGGAAGACTTTCCAGACGACTTAATTAAGTCGTCCGATAAGTCGTCCAGCTGGGAAGACTTTCCAGACGCCTTATTATAAGTCGTCTAATAAGTCGTCCAGATGGAAGACTTTCCAGACGACTTAATTAAGTCGTCCGATAAGTCGTCCAGCTGGGAAGACTTTCCAGACGCCTTATTATAAGTCGTCTAATAAGTCGTCCAGATGGAAGACTTTCCAGACGACTTAATTAAGTCGTCCGATAAGTCGTCCAGCTGGGAAGACTTTCCAGACGCCTTATTATAAGTCGTCTAATAAGTCGTCCAGATGGAAGACTTTCCAGACGACTTAATTAAGTCGTCCGATAAGTCGTCCAGCTGGGAAGACTTTCCAGACGCCTTATTATAAGTCGTCTAATAAGTCGTCCAGATGGAAGACTTTCCAGACGACTTAATTAAGTCGTCCGATAAGTCGTCCAGCTGGGAAGACTTTCCAGACGCCTTATTATAAGTCGTCTAATAAGTCGTCCAGATGGAAGACTTTCCAGACGACTTAATTAAGTCGTCCGATAAGTCGTCCAGCTGGGAAGACTTTCCAGACGCCTTATTATAAGTCGTCTAATAAGTCGTCCAGATGGAAGACTTTCCAGACGACTTAATTAAGTCGTCCGATAAGTCGTCCAGCTGGGAAGACTTTCCAGACGCCTTATTATAAGTCGTCTAATAAGTCGTCCAGATGGAAGACTTTCCAGACGACTTATAATAAGTCGTCTGCGCAGTCTTTTGGATTGAAGTAAATACCTGACTCAAGATAGCAGCTTTCATTGATCTGCGGCCTCTGCTGCCCTCGTAAGCCAGTATCGGTGGAGACGGACTGTCTGCTCTGGGACCACCAATACTAGCACCCAATTCCGGCATAGCTGTGTACGTCTAGACCTGAAGAACTTGTATAAACCCATCCACGGTGTAACAGCCAGCAATTTCTTTGTTCCACAAAGAGTCCATCAGCACCTTAAACGCGACTCTCCCCCATGGATAATTCTCAAACCGTTCTAAATCCATCACTAGCCTTGCCAGAGTAGATCGTGTAGCGGTTGAAAACTTTCTCCCTTCAATGAATCCAGTGAAGATGGAGAGGTACGCGAGCCGCTTGCGATCTTCCCTGGACCAATCCCCGCATCTCTTCAGTGCTGCTATTATCTGATCAGTAGTTGGCCCAGCTTCCAGATGAACTCCCAGCATCCCCCAGAAAGAAACCATCTCTGGGGTAACGTCACATTTTGGTGTCTCAAGGTCCTCGATGTACTCGCAGTTTAGACCAGTGAGGTTTTCAAACTCTAACAGTGAAAACCTCAAAGGTTCTGGACCAACGAGAGACCACATCTCATACTTCTTCTTAATGTCCAGCTTGAAACTGAGCATGTAGTGAACCAGCCTTGAAGCCCAACCAAATCCCTGCTCCTTGAACTTGATGAAAACTCCCAAACTCGACTCCTTGAGCTCTTCAAATTCGTCATCAGTAAGAGCTTTCCTAAGAGCAGTATGCAACTTGCTGTTATCCGTATGATACGAAATGCTATTGTGGGCTTCTGGTTCTTCCCCTGATGTGTATAACCTACGGGGGAGTTCTGGAATATCCATCCTTTTTGTCTGCAAAATAATCAAAGACAACAATATAAGTCCAGACGACTTAGTAGACGACTTAAATTACTTACAAGTCTTCCAGTCGCAGAAGGAGTTGGAGTACTCGTCATTGCGGTTATAGATCTGAAAAAATAAACGTGAAACGGTGAGAATGAGTAAATTGATAGAGACAACGTTTTATGTTCATCTTTTCCTCGAGATTGATGACTTAGCGGCGTTAGGGTTTACAGAGAAACGGCGCTAAGGTTTACAGAGAAGAAGCGGCGGCGCTAGGGTTTAGAAGAAGCGGCGGCGCTAGTGTTTAGAACGTTGGTGACCACGGTGGCGAGGGCGACGGTTTGTTCGGAAATAGTGGAATCGGCGGCGCTAGGGTTTAGAGGAATCGGCGCGGCTAGGGTTAGAAGAAGCTGCGGCGACAACGGTGAGAATGAAGTGAGATAGATAGCCGATGTTGAGAACGATGGTTTGTTCGGAAATCGTGGGAATTCGAAATCGCCTTTGAGAGGGAGAACTGTTAGGGTTTCTGAATTTCGTGAAAAATGAAACAAACAAAATAAAAATCACCTTATATATTGGGTAAATAATCCGGTTAGCTTTAAAATTACATTGGTAAACTTTAAGGTTTGGTCCGGTTTAGACGACTTATTCTGGCTGATAATGTACAACAGACGACTTAATATTTAGTCGTCTGTTTTCAGACGACAAAATATTAAGTCGTCCTAGACCCTAAAATGAACCCCTAAACTAAAATGACTAGATTAACTAACTAACCACGTTATAAAATCAAATTATACTTAAATAGTGTTTACTATACACAGAAATGAACACGCATAAGTAATTTTAAAAATTTTCAAAAACGGTTTTAATGCTTTCCAAAATCTAACCCTAAGAACACATACAATACTACAACATATGTTGATGAAACATAAACTAAAGAATATCATGACTCACTACTACTTTCACTCATCTATGCTGAAAACAATTGAAATTTGTTATATCTTAATTTATACCTCCTAAGACATATGTTAATTACATAATTCCCATTTTTCACTTATCAAAATATTTTTTACAAAATTTTTAAATTATGTTTAAGACTAACTGTCCAGACGACTTTCAGTTAAGTCGTCTGGACGACTTATTTTCAAGTCGTCTAAACAGACGACTTGCGAGGGGTAGAAACGTAAAAAAAATTCCGTTTTTTTGTTTGGTCACAAGGGGATAGTTGTAATTTCAATAGCCTTTTAGGTTACTTTTGCCTTTGACCCAAGTTGGGGTATTGTTTTGGTTTGACTCCAAGTTTTGAGTCACACTTGGCAATTCTCCCAAATTTGAGACAACCACAAATATGTATCATTTTTTTGTTTCAATCTACTCACATATAAATTTTTGATGAAATAACAAGAATTTGCCTACCAATGAAACATTGATGATGCTAAGAAACTATTAACACGCTAC
This genomic interval from Brassica oleracea var. oleracea cultivar TO1000 chromosome C2, BOL, whole genome shotgun sequence contains the following:
- the LOC106325514 gene encoding probable E3 ubiquitin-protein ligase ARI16; the encoded protein is MNYNGRRLYSVHTREEIREKMMKEVVQISQVFSLSLSDATVILVHLCWNLCKASDRLVDDKEKFLSELGLVGSSDEDLEVAGEGDDNLVSTPFCSHKFSRDFWRDYLSKTLKKKEDERVLLISCLSQDCHASVGPATVEKLGEPVKEMYESYLLASFMESNKETIKRCPDCEDYAIQRCHEDPSSEDSGVVCLCGHRFCWSCQVEPHRPVTCNNASFWLNELLYKSRNLARIGKRIKHCPECYRLVENHDGVWKCTDCSVSQPSNDSALIRHMTLWETSDGALQRSKWDLEAVEEKIMDANCSRELDVKALREAWMLTVQCRLVLKWSCVFGYLISDYHSAKKQYLDYLREKATANLSKHKETLDEVTGGVITGGGGITAFRQKLGDTTATTGNYFRFFVKTLEDGLCDVKVDAYEDVTTDYWFCDRCTFQNDSCDQECRMCVFSFESPPHVALCNSNSSASSSHQQQQVPNVPNNPMASQGGTK